The Morococcus cerebrosus sequence GAAACCACGCCCAAAATCAAAATCGACGCCGTCAAAAGCCGCGGCGGCGAAGTCGTCCTCAAAGGCGTTTCCTACAACGATGCCTATGATTACGCGATGGAGTTGGCAGAAAAAGAAAAACTGACCTACATCGCCCCGTTTGACGACCCCGACGTGATTGCCGGACAAGGCACGGTCGGCATGGAAATCGTGCGCCAGCGTCCCGACGACATCCACGCCATCTTCGTCCCCATCGGCGGCGGCGGACTGGCAGCGGGCGTTGCCGCATTCGTCAAACAAGTCCGCCCCAGCATCAAAGTCATCGGCGTGCAAACAAACGACTCCTGCTGCATGAAGCAATCCGTCGAAGCCGGAAAAGTCGTCAGCCTCAAAGACGTCGGCCTCTTCTCCGACGGTACCGCCGTCAAAGTCGTCGGCGAAGAAACCTTCCGCCTCTGCCGCGACCTCTTGGACGACATCATCACCGTCGATACCGACGCCATCTGCGGCGCCATCAAAGACATCTTCGACGACACCCGCAGCATCACCGAACCCGCAGGCGCGCTCGCCCTTGCCGGCTTGAAAACCTATGCCGCACGCAACCGCATCCAAAACCAAACCCTCATCGCCGTAACCAGCGGCGCCAACATGAATTTCCACCGCCTGCGCCACGTTTCCGAACGCAGCGAATTGGGTGAAGGCAACGAAGGCATTTTCGCCGTTACCATCCCCGAAGAACGCGGCAGCTTCCTCAAATTCGTCAACCTGCTCGGCAGCCGCAACATCACCGAGTTCAACTACCGCTACGGCGATGACCAAAAAGCCCACATCTTCGTCGGCCTGCAAACCGCAGGTTCCCAAGACCTCGCCGTCATCAGCCGCCAGCTGACCGAAGCCGGGCTGCCCAATGTCGACCTGACCGACGACGAAATCTCCAAAATCCACATCCGCTACATGGTCGGCGGACGCACAACAAAAGTCGCCCACGAACGCTTAATCAGCTTCGAGTTCCCCGAACGCCCCGGCGCACTCGCCCGCTTCCTCAACCACATGCAGGGCGGCTGGAACATTACCCTCTTCCACTACCGCAACCACGGCGCCGACTACGGCCGCATCCTCGTCGGCATCGACGTCCCGCCCGGCGACAATCAAGCCTTCGAAAACTTCCTCGAAAGCCTCGGTTACAGCTATCAGGACGAAACCCAAAACGCCGCATACCGCCTGTTCCTTGCTTGATTGGAAGATAGAATAAAGGTCGTCTGAAACCCTGTTTGATGGTTTCAGACGACCTTTCATCTTTCGGACAACCGATACCAATCCGTATCAACTGTCCTGAATTTGATGTGCTTAACGCCAGTAGCGCCACCAAGGCATATCGTTCGGTTGCCATTGGTGTTGCAGGAACGGGCTTTGCGGGAAGTTGGTTTCCAAGACGC is a genomic window containing:
- the ilvA gene encoding threonine ammonia-lyase, biosynthetic, with product MNNRPSYSDYLIRILTASVYDVAVETPLEPAIGLSRRLNNNVLLKREDLQPVFSFKIRGAYNKMAKLPKEALACGVIAASAGNHAQGVALSAQRLGCRAVIVMPETTPKIKIDAVKSRGGEVVLKGVSYNDAYDYAMELAEKEKLTYIAPFDDPDVIAGQGTVGMEIVRQRPDDIHAIFVPIGGGGLAAGVAAFVKQVRPSIKVIGVQTNDSCCMKQSVEAGKVVSLKDVGLFSDGTAVKVVGEETFRLCRDLLDDIITVDTDAICGAIKDIFDDTRSITEPAGALALAGLKTYAARNRIQNQTLIAVTSGANMNFHRLRHVSERSELGEGNEGIFAVTIPEERGSFLKFVNLLGSRNITEFNYRYGDDQKAHIFVGLQTAGSQDLAVISRQLTEAGLPNVDLTDDEISKIHIRYMVGGRTTKVAHERLISFEFPERPGALARFLNHMQGGWNITLFHYRNHGADYGRILVGIDVPPGDNQAFENFLESLGYSYQDETQNAAYRLFLA